ACTTAGGAATAGTAGCTGGACTCATTGATGAAATTCAAATCGTCAAAATTATTAATAATAAATATTGAACAAGGCGTTTCTCCAACGGCTACAGAAACCCGTTACTGGTATTCTCAAACCCAATGGGTCAGCCGATTTGAATGGTCAGACCCAGAAAATCCCAAAGGTCATGATAAGACCATTCGGCCAGCCCAGATTAAACCCGATGGCACAACCGAGTGGAAAAAAGGCCACTCAAACTGGCCACTCTATCGTTTATCCGAGGCGATCGCCCTCGCCTGCGATAAATGGGTGTTTGGGCTAGAAGGGTAAAAATGCGTTGAAACCGCCCGTAGCTTAGGACTCGTTGCTCTCACCTGGCAGGGGGGAAGCTGGACGGATGAAGAGATAGCCCTCGGATTAAAACAACTCAAAGAAGAAGGAGTCGCTGGTTTAAATTACTGGCGGGATTATGACGAAGCGGGAGACAAGAAAGCCCAACAGATCCTCAAAGCGGCAAGCCAAGTTCAATTTCCTATCATCCTACTTAACCTCAACTATTAATTCTTGACATAAATTAGATTTATGGAAGAAAAATTAAACTTAGTTGTATTTCCAACACGAACTCCTCTGGGTCAAGAGTTGGCTCAGGCAGTGAAAAAGCAGGCTGAAGAAAAGTACGGATTTCACGTATTTGTTCATGAATATGATCCATCGCACCAATTTATCTATGCACAGCAGTTTATTTCTGCATGTGCTAATGCTGATGCTATTGTACTCGATGCAACGATGGAGGATGCTGCTGAGAAACATAACTATAGATTCGTACCGCCGTGTAGCTTACTCGAAAGGTTATTGATAGTATCCAGATCCTATGTTCCTCTTAACTTTAAAGGTGCTATTGAAGGAGGAGCAGCAAAATATTCAGATCCTTATACACCGCTAGGACAGAAGACAAATCAGTCTATCCTTGATTGGCTTGACGGAGAGTTGCAGAAAATTTCTAAAAATCCTCGGAAGTATAACTTTTTCCAAAAAATTATACCGTGGTACATTCGATTTACTGTTGAACAATGGAGGAAAGTTGGGCAGTCAGAACCCCTTTATAGAAAAAAGAACCAAGTATTTATCAGCTACCGTTCGAGACATCATGCTAGGGTAATAGAACTCGCTCAACGTCTTAAAAATGAGGAAAAGTATCGTGATACATTCATCTTCTATTTAGATCCTGGTGAACTCGTCTATGAAGATGAATTACTCAGTCCTCTTAGACGCTGGCAATTACTCAGCATGATACAGGATCACATTATTGCATCCAGGGAAGTTTGGCTGTACTTGACAGAGGATTATCTGGACTCTTGGTGGACGAAAGGAGAAGTGCTATCTACCCTTCGCTTTACTTCTCAGGGTGATTTACCAGATAAGTTAAAAATTTATGATCCTCGGATGGATGTTGTGTATCCAATTGACCTGCAACATCTGCCTAAGCTATCAGAAGATCATATAAAGCGAATGAATCTCTATCAAACCAACAGTCATCCTGATATGATGGCTCCCGAAGTATTAGATCGTAATCAATTAGTAGAAGAGGAAATATGGTCACGTATTCCTGCTATTAGAAGGCTATTTATGCTTGATGAACCTGCTTTTTCGTCAGAGTTTTGGGATTACTACATAGTACCTTGTGGATTGGAGAAAAAACGACCAACCAATCATCGAACTGTTCCGGACATACCTCAATTCTACGAAGATTTGAAAAGTATCGATATCAATGATTTCCTAAAGTTCTTTCGAGAAGGAGATCTTATTGTTTCGTTAGAACAGCTTCAGCGAGCAGCACGTGGGACAGAAACCTTAACATGTCCAAATAGTTCAACTCTGCTTATAATCTCAGAACAAAAACCGCGCTATATTTGGGTACCACAACCTTTTACAGCTAAAAAAGATGGTTTTGTGGGACGACTTAAAGAGCTTCCAGTTTTCCGATTAATTAATAGGATTTGAATACTCGATACCAGGGTGGTTTTCGTGGCTTCAACCTAATAGCTTTAGGCATACTTGGCAAAATATCGTTGTTTGTTTACGTGCAGATTACACAAAGAGGATGCTGTTATTTATCCCCAACAATGCCATCATGTCTGTACACCGACAATCTCTGCTAACGCCTTAGCATATTGCTCTAGGTTTTCTCTAAGTAACTCCAGTTCACTGCGTAGCTGAGATTTCTCAGACCAGTTTGTCTCATGCTCTTTGGGACTAATATTATCAGGACGCTGAGCTTCCCATTCCTGCAATCGAGGATGCCATGTGGAGAGGAAAGGACGAAGACCTTGGTTAAGTACAGCAATAGCAATACCACCAACTGATTCGCGCGATGCACCTACATCAGGCCCAGCGTCTTTGAGAATTTGACGGGTAGCTTTGAATAGATCATACAGCGAATTCAGTGCCTCCCGCAGAAGACCTTGGTCAGATTCAAGGGATTGAGTAGCAATGCGCGTCACCAGTTCAACGTAAAGCGACCAAGCTGCTCTCCGCTCTGTTAGATCGGGTTGCCAATTTACCTGACCGATACCAAAGGGAAGGCTCACAGACACACTCGTCAATCTTTTGACAAATCTGCCAAGACTTCTCCTGTTTATTAAAAAAACAGCTACTAAAACGAGAATAGCCACAATCCCAATAATTCCAATAAGCATTAATCGCCAAAAGTCTTTAGTTTCAACCTGCTTACTGTATTCCTCGTCGTAAATTGCTCTGATTTTCGGTGAGGTCAGACCTGCAGAATTATTGCTGTAGAGCTTAATGACAAAATCAGTCCGCCTGAGAATGTTGTCTTCAACTTCACTTTTAGCCAGTAATTTTATTTCTTCAGTGAGTTTATCAGAAGGAGTTGCAGGTGTCTGAGTCGTCGATGCAGATGTCTGAGCCAAGGTTGGAACGGCTGAACCTAAAATCAAGGACAGCGCTAAAACCAGTCCAAGAAGACTAACCCAAAGTGGGAGGCTAACTCTTCTGTGTAAAAGTGGGTTGAGTCGTTGAAATTTTCCGATTGCTCTTGCCATGACTTTAGCTGATTAATGGAATCCAGCAGTAAAATAGAATTTGATTAAAAAGTTTTTTTGGCTTTTCTTAGGAAGAAATAGTGAATTTTTAATACTTTATCTTACTTTTAGGAATTTGATCGCATCGCTGATGCGACTTTAGCAATTCCTACAAAAAGCAGAGTTAGTATGAAAAGATGACCTGAGTGCCTGAAGCTCTACCTCGCCATTCAAAAGAAAACCCCATGACTACTCACTCCTGTCCCTACTTCCGAGTCTACCTTGCCTGGCATCCGAAATCTCATAACGGACAGCAATTGGCTGAGTACCTCTTTCGGCACATTTGTGGCGATCCCGATCATCCTCTACTGCGGGGGCTTGGCATTCCAGTTCATTTCCGTTCAGCGCCATTTAAGCCAGGAACTGATACGCCCAAACCCATAAACCTAGAGGATTCTTTAAACTCTGCCACTTTTGTCCTCGTGGATGACCACATGGTCATCAGTGAAAGTTGGCAGGAATACATTGAGCAGCTTTGGGCTGAGGCGTCAAAGTTTACCCCGCGACATCGGGTTTATCCAGTAGCGCTTACCCCAGCGTCTTATAATCTAAGTTCTGTCATTGCTAGAGCTAACT
This window of the Gloeocapsa sp. PCC 73106 genome carries:
- a CDS encoding toll/interleukin-1 receptor domain-containing protein: MEEKLNLVVFPTRTPLGQELAQAVKKQAEEKYGFHVFVHEYDPSHQFIYAQQFISACANADAIVLDATMEDAAEKHNYRFVPPCSLLERLLIVSRSYVPLNFKGAIEGGAAKYSDPYTPLGQKTNQSILDWLDGELQKISKNPRKYNFFQKIIPWYIRFTVEQWRKVGQSEPLYRKKNQVFISYRSRHHARVIELAQRLKNEEKYRDTFIFYLDPGELVYEDELLSPLRRWQLLSMIQDHIIASREVWLYLTEDYLDSWWTKGEVLSTLRFTSQGDLPDKLKIYDPRMDVVYPIDLQHLPKLSEDHIKRMNLYQTNSHPDMMAPEVLDRNQLVEEEIWSRIPAIRRLFMLDEPAFSSEFWDYYIVPCGLEKKRPTNHRTVPDIPQFYEDLKSIDINDFLKFFREGDLIVSLEQLQRAARGTETLTCPNSSTLLIISEQKPRYIWVPQPFTAKKDGFVGRLKELPVFRLINRI